In a single window of the Lasioglossum baleicum chromosome 10, iyLasBale1, whole genome shotgun sequence genome:
- the LOC143212641 gene encoding uncharacterized protein LOC143212641 — translation MKIRSLIITISRFSFVQLKSFLEDIDRDYKRLKNETEIEILSRQIQNSNRLSFVVCGQVVIVFLVYIVFLLVPTLLQSSYYQLHYLHFIGYFYNEHSRTNDLVCLQIVLSGLIGILAIASTEATFGVYGFYLSALFQIVSYRIRKAVDDSAMLISPGSIDLRSAVIMHQRAFKLVLQYGDYCSDILVLSLDCGCSCKKC, via the exons atgaagatccgcagtctgataatcACGATCTCACGATTTTCTTTCGTCCAGCTGAAATCTTTTCTGGAAGACATAGACAGGGACTACAAGAGGCTGAAGAACGAAACGGAAATAGAAATACTCTCGAGGCAGATCCAAAATTCGAACCGCCTCAGTTTCGTAGTTTGCG GACAAGTGGTAATAGTGTTCCTCGTCTACATCGTGTTCCTACTGGTTCCCACGTTACTGCAGTCGAGCTATTATCAGCTGCATTACCTCCATTTCATCGGATATTTTTACAACGAGCATAGCAGAACGAATGATCTAGTATGCCTGCAGATTGTACTATCGGGCTTGATAGGAATATTGGCAATAGCGTCTACAGAAGCGACGTTCGGTGTCTACGGCTTCTACTTGTCTGCGTTATTCCAAATCGTCAG TTATAGAATACGAAAAGCAGTCGATGACTCGGCTATGTTGATCTCGCCAGGCTCCATAGATCTCCGTTCTGCCGTGATCATGCATCAGAGAGCTTTTAAGTTGGTACTTCAGTATGGAGATTACTGCTCCGATATTCTTgttttatcactagactgcggatgttcatgcaaaaaatgctag